The nucleotide window ACcgtttttcaaattttattccactcttacttaaatttattaaccaaattattaatataataacaaaaacTTGTATTAAATTAAGTCATATCAAATGACATTTAATCTTGAATTCAAACCCTAAAGAGAGTGTAATAAGCTTAGCCtcatgtttaaaataaataagccACAAAAAAACATGGTCCAAGACCAAGACTAAGAGCAAGAACATCAGCCATTGATTCACGGCGTAGATAACTGCAACTGGTCCCAACTTCCAACACCAAAGTAGGCTCCAATCTCAACTGACAAACAATATTGCATATTCAAAGACACGTGGTTGTCATTACAGAATCTCACGTCATTTTATCCCTAGTCCCACGACATAGATTTTTTTTTACCATGCAATCGTGTTTGTCGTGTAGAATTTGGTTTGAAAAATTGGAATGAAaatggtgatgatgatgatggtagTGCACTCAAGCTATCGCTTCATTTGAAGAAACaacaaaaacaacaacaacaaaaaaccaAAATTGTTGCATTGTTCCTGAATTAGAAAAATTCCATCCCTTTACTTGTAATGTAAGCCTCTGGTTTTTTTCCATTACATTAACAGCTTTCTGTCCAATGGTAATCATGATATGTTTGTTTTTActtcaaataattcaaatttcatttataaaGTTGATGTCTTTTTGGAACATGGGTCTCTTTTTTTCTATATTGTAGTCAATAAATCTATGATTTTTGGTTTCTGGGCTTTTGTTCTTCTCTCATTTCCTTTCTGGGTTTTCCATTTTCATCTCATTTCTTGTAGCTTCTATTGCATTGTTACACATTTTTTCAATATATAAAAATTGCAATGTTTTTAATTTTGTGTATGAATTGAAGGATGGGAGACCATTTTGTGTTGCTTGTGGACCGGCTATTGACCGAATCCACCCTTGAAGCTGCTATTGAGAGTAAAAAACAATTACAACTAGGCATGCCCTCAGCAAGCAAACATGATATAATTGAATTTTCATCTATGGATGACAATGTTGGTTCCTCTCCAAGTAAATTAGTAGAATGTAGGATTTGTCATGATGATGATGAAGATTTGAACATGGAGATACCCTGTTCTTGTCGTGGCAGCTTGAAGGTCAGTTGCGAATTGAACCGTTCCTCTTGGATTTTAATGTCAGTACTAAAACATACATGCTAAATCAAGACCCTGCCTATGCTGTTAAGTTGAATGTGGTAATTTTTTCATATGAATCAGTAGCTTCATAGAACTGTTTTCTGTGTTTTGCGTGTATGTTATATTGATATATCTATCGATTAGTGTTTTGGCATGCAAAGCACTGAGTGCATACCGGTAGGCGCTCGGAGCATTCTCTGTTCTTCCATTGTCATTGTTGAACATTGCCACTTGTATCAATTGGTTTTTGTGTTTTGGCATGCAAAGCACCGAGTTCGTTCCCACCACATGCTCGGAGCATTCTCTGTTCATCCATTGGCATTGTCAAACTTTGCCACTTGTAGTTGCAATGAGATAACATGTGTGTGCTTCTATTGCTAAATGGAAATTTGTTCAGATGAATCAGTAGCTTCATAGAACCGTTTTCGGCATTTTGCGTGTATGCTATGTTCGTATATGTATTGATTAGTGTTTTGGCGTGCAAAGCACTGAGTGCATACTGGTAGGCGCTCAGAGCGTTCTCCGATCATCCATTGGCATTGTCGAACTTTGCCTCTTGTAGTTGCAAATGAGATAACATGTTTTATTCATTATTGCAGTATGCTCACCGTAAATGTGTGCAGAGGTGGTGCAATGAAAAGGGTGACATAGTCTGTGAGATTTGCCACCAGGTTCAACCATTCTTTTATCCTGGTTCAGAATTTGCTTGCACCGTTTTCTTTCATATCGAAAGAAACTAATTGCTACTTTTGTTGAAACATTTGCGAAATTTTAGCAATTTAAGCCCGGTTATACGGCACCGCCTCCTTTATTTCATTATGGAAGTGTTCCTATGAACTTCAGGTATATATTGTTCTGTTTATATCTATATTCTAGCCATATTCAGGGTCCTTCACTCATTAAGAATTGTGCTTGTCATTTCAGAGGGAATTGGGAAATTTCAAGGAGAGACTTGCCGACTCCGCATTTTATAACAGTAGTCACCGATGATCGTGATTTTCTGGAAACTGAGATCGATGATTACTCAGCTCCTAGATCACGAAGCCTGATATGTTGTCGCGTCATTGCTATAACTGTATCTCTCTCTCTCACACAAACACACGCACATCGGGCTCGAATTTTAACAACAATGTCATTCATTTGCAGTTTATGGTTCTTCTGGTTCTACGCCACACTCTTCCGGTCGTAATCAGTGGCGCTGGAGACTATTCATTGACATTGTTCACGGTAAGACATTACCGTTCGAGCACACTGCTGGAAACAAGCATTGTTAACATTTTTTGTTACTTGTTGCAGTTACTAATGTTGAGAGCCATTGGGATTATGTTGCCTATATATATCATGGTTAAAGCTTTTACTGCTATCCAACGCCGCCAACACCATCAGGTTTAGATTTCGTTTGGCGTTCTTCAAGAACTACTTTTATCAGTATCATTACTAGCTATGTTGACACTTAATTGCCGATGACTTTCACTGTGTTATAGGATCCTCAGTTTTCCCTTGATGCATCGGATGAAGAAAGTGATTTACCGCAATTGCACCAGCCGCATTCACGTTTGATTCGAGTACATTAGTTTAGTCGTAATGCTGGATCGTATGGAAGAACTGATGATTTGATTGCAGCTATAGAGAAAGCAGAAAACAAGCAGGATGGATATATATATAGTTGATGCTACTATGTATATTTACCaaagtattaaatagcaaatataAATATAGCATATAGAACTGAAAAGAAAAATGAGCTGATGATCATCTATTACTTCTCTGTATGAATGTTTAAACAAAAGAACTGTTCTATTAGCGCAAATCAACAACGCAGACAACCAGACCAAATCCTCAATACCAGAcacaaaaaatcataaaataaacacTCAAATCAATAAAACTAAGAAAACCCCGAAATCAGACAAGCAGATTAACTATCCACTTTTTATTCTTAGTAGCAGAAAATACCTTAAAAATGCCAAACACACAAGAATGTCATTCTTCTTCAGATTCTGATTCTGCACTTTGAAGCCAATCAATAAAAGGCTTTACATTCTTCCATATCTGAGACCCTTTGTTCTTCCCTATCAAACCTTGTTGATGCCATTGAAGTACATATTCCTCCTCTAATACATCAACATCATAGAGTGTTTTCAAAACTAAAGCGACTTCCTTCAATGCATTTGAGTTAGCTTTTCCACAAAATGACTCTATGGCTTTAAGTAGAAGCAACAGAGATCCCTTGTCTTTAGCAACAACAGCGAGGTAGTTTTTCTTCTTAATCACTTCTTTTGCAAACCCTTTCTCAATGCCTTCAAATAAGGCCTCTAACAGAGCAATCATCTGTCCCTTGTTGCTTGCCTTGGTCGTCACCTTCGGTTTCTTTAAGGTTGATAACATGACCATATCTGCTGTTACAACAGTCAACTGCTCCTTTATTCGCTGCCGAACTGCCTCCATTGATGTATCAGTTTGCCATTGCACATCATCAGCAGCGGCGGCAGCAGCTTCACCTTTCTTAGGTCTCTCTTTTTCAGCTCTCTTCATCGCCTTCTTGTCTGATCTCTTCTTCGGTTCAGCTCGATTTCTCAATATGAAACTTGTCAACTTATCCATCATATCAACATCAGAAACAAAACCACATGCAACACAGTTCAATTTTATCATCTGATTCTTAGTTATAAATATCTCAGTTTCAGGGTTTCCACAACCATAACACTGCACATATTTGTTGATAAAGTTTTCAAGAAGTCTTGCAAGTTTAGCAGTGTCATGGGATCCATTAACAAGAGAAATCCCTGTTTTTTCATCAAATTTAGACTGTGCACCAAGCTCACAACGAAAATACTTGGTTGTATAAGAAACTGGCCTTGCCAATGCCTTTGCAACATCAACCATGTTGACTATGTTTGTTTTAATGCCATTTCCTCGACCTTCAACCTTGGTGATCATTTTTGGCATCTTATACCTGTAGAAGGCATCATCACTATTTCCAGCACCAATGTTTAGCAATGCCATCTTCAACAACAATTCAAAATAGCAAACTTTTCAAGTTCAAGACATATAAGCAAACCTCAAACATGAACAAAACTTATAACGAAATCATGTAAAGAATAAAGGTTATTTGAAACTTGGGAACAATTCCCACATTGAGACTCGATCtatttaacctaaataaataaataaaaatgccaGCAACTGTTGGAGCTTTGGAAAACTGTATAAATTTTTGCCTtcaatatacatattagaaaGCATTGAGAAATCAGTGTGACCAATAGACTTAGGGGAGAAGCTAGAAATTTTTTTAAGAGgagttaaaattaaattgtatttttactataataaaatataattttaccattttaatagtctgtatttttataattttaaaagattaaatcaaaattttatcattttagaggagttaaaagtacaattttacttttattaatttaaaattttaaagaggttgaatgaatttttttccattttagagGGACCGAGGCCCCTGCTAGCCCTGCACCCCTGAATAGAGCATAACTACAATATTTATTGATAAAATTCAAACTAAAAATAAGttaattaagaattaaattaaatatacaatcacatttaaaaaaaaatttgaagtatCATGGAGACTCCTATACTAGTAGTTAAATTGCATTTTGTCCTCTTTACTCAAAAAATTGGCAAATTTGTCcctattttgtttaaaaattatctatttctactattaaaaactagtCCCTATACATCACCATGAGATATACGTGGCATGTCATGTGTCACTGTATGGTTATTTTGTTACCTACACTAGTTTTTAACAGTGCAAATGGattaaatttttaacataaaGGACCAATTTACTCTTTGGTTTAATGTGTATGgattcattttttcattttttgaatttaagggataaaatataatttaactcctAATATAAGACTCTCCatgatatttaaaaaaattacttaTTTATAACAAAATTCAATGCTACTAAATACTAATATATTCTGCAGTTTTACTTTTATATCTAACtcatttcataaaatttcaaattaattacCTATTATCCAGTTTAAATTTATTTTGCCTTTTTTTTCTAACATTAAAGATTACAACTTTTTCTTATAGATTTTCTTTACAAAAACTATTTAAACAATATGGGAAAAAATCAAAATacagaataaataatgaaataaacaaagaaatataaaccaaaaaattattaagaaaaaGATGGAAAATTTTGTGATAATTTACCTGATACTGAAGGAACACGAAAATTAATTATAAAGATTTTGAGTTTTAGAAAAGTTGTGTCTTCCCTTTTTGGTTTAGACGTAgagattatttatttatttatttagggaTCGGATATGAGGCCTCCTCCAGATCCATGCAATTTGCAATTATTTACATACCTCACTATATACTAGCtttacatttttaataattttttatttaattaatcttttaataatatttttagaatAATACTTAAATTATTGATGGATCCACTTACACTACTGTAAAACTTAAATGGTTTTATATTCTttcctaatttttttatataattaatgttTTAACAATTCAACTCTCATATTTCATGCTACATTTATGTATGTCATGCATGtcaaatttaacataaatttaaaatttctattcATTTAATGTAAAAAAATTCAaccgttaaatatatatattaatatatataaataatattttagacCGATAGATATTAAATTGATTCAAAAATTACATACATGACAAGTACacatattttgatatattcaaCGGTTGAATTGTTAAAGTATTAATCTTATAAAATATATGAAAGGGTATAAAACCATTTAAATTTTACATTGATATAAGTGGatcatttccatatatatatatatatacactactTTGTGTACCCATACGATGCATAAGCTAATAGTGTATATaaagtatatgttttattatgaagTTCgagaataatatattaaaattattataataaatagaGATATTAATTGTTAAAATAATTTGAAGAAAtctgaatttaaaatattatattaaaaattatagtaaatagaattttattataaaattttgtacagccaaataaattaatttataaaaataataataattaaccataacaaaaataattttattataaaaattaataacaacaagattaattttaaaaatcttataatttgtaatatacatataataattaaGTTATGTTTAAACTAAATtgtctaatataatttaaaaagtaAGAAGCAAAAGAGTATCTTatctaaagtgaaaataaatgtttAAAATGAGAAGTATCGCATATCAAAGAACTATAATGTGAATAAACCTATTTGTTTAGAAccttataatatatatgatatatggtttgatgctataatatattatttatttcttatatatattatataattaatatattatatgaaattaaatatattataaaataatataaattttaacaaaataaaaatagaatgacatatatattattactaaataataaaaagtaattatttttaaaaataatatcaacTTGGATTtagtatttataaatatatagggATGGCAAAACACCGgcctttcttcttctttatcttttTTCACTTTGATGGAAACCGGCCTAATTTTTAGATGGTCACTCCGACACCCATAATCGAGGCAAAAAAATGTTACAAAAAATGGCTTAACCACCCTAAATTCAGCCCCCTTGCTTTTCATTCTCGATTAGGCTGATTTGGTTATGATATTTATCCATGAGTTTGATGAAAATATATATTGACTGAAGTACCTTATGAGTAGTGATAATAATTCCGACTTTAATGTTGCTAAATTTACTACTTAATATGTTTGTTTCATTACTCGTTTTTGCTCTATTACGGaagtataattttaattttttttttataaatattggaTGCATCCATATATCACTATTCCACTCCACTTCATCTTactctattttaatttaatttaattttatatttatctttaatatttttaaaatcaaatatatttaaccCAAAGTTTCTATAAAATATATAGCACGGAAATATTTTGCCTTTTTGATATATAGTTTTATATAAAATCAACATA belongs to Gossypium arboreum isolate Shixiya-1 chromosome 7, ASM2569848v2, whole genome shotgun sequence and includes:
- the LOC108477010 gene encoding eukaryotic translation initiation factor 5-like, which gives rise to MALLNIGAGNSDDAFYRYKMPKMITKVEGRGNGIKTNIVNMVDVAKALARPVSYTTKYFRCELGAQSKFDEKTGISLVNGSHDTAKLARLLENFINKYVQCYGCGNPETEIFITKNQMIKLNCVACGFVSDVDMMDKLTSFILRNRAEPKKRSDKKAMKRAEKERPKKGEAAAAAADDVQWQTDTSMEAVRQRIKEQLTVVTADMVMLSTLKKPKVTTKASNKGQMIALLEALFEGIEKGFAKEVIKKKNYLAVVAKDKGSLLLLLKAIESFCGKANSNALKEVALVLKTLYDVDVLEEEYVLQWHQQGLIGKNKGSQIWKNVKPFIDWLQSAESESEEE
- the LOC108486993 gene encoding uncharacterized protein LOC108486993, with protein sequence MMGDHFVLLVDRLLTESTLEAAIESKKQLQLGMPSASKHDIIEFSSMDDNVGSSPSKLVECRICHDDDEDLNMEIPCSCRGSLKYAHRKCVQRWCNEKGDIVCEICHQQFKPGYTAPPPLFHYGSVPMNFRGNWEISRRDLPTPHFITVVTDDRDFLETEIDDYSAPRSRSLICCRVIAITFMVLLVLRHTLPVVISGAGDYSLTLFTLLMLRAIGIMLPIYIMVKAFTAIQRRQHHQDPQFSLDASDEESDLPQLHQPHSRLIRVH